The Spirulina subsalsa PCC 9445 region ATGCGATTAAGTTCTCCGAGGCCGATAGTACAATCTGTTTATCGGTGCAGGGGATTCCCGATGATGCCGATCATCTCCTAGCTCTCCAAAGTCAAGATCCTGCGCGGCGTTTCCCGGATTCTTTAACCATCCCGGATCACTGGCTGAATTTACCCACCTCTGATTCTGCGGCTTGTGTCTTATTCTCTGTGCAGGATCAGGGTCGAGGGATTCCAACAGATAAAATCGAGAGTATTTTTGAGCGCTTCCATCAAGTGGATGCCTCGGATTCTCGAAAAAAAGGAGGCACGGGTTTAGGGTTAGCAATTTGTCGGAGTATTGTGGAACAACATGGCGGACAAATTTGGGTGCAAAGTCAAGTCGGACAAGGGAGTTGTTTTTTCTTTACGATCCCTTTGAGCAGAGAGATTAACCCTCTAGAGCCAAAGCATAGGCAATCTTAGCCTACAATGCTCTAGGTGACGGGCATGAGAAAATGCTTTTTCCCCAATCAAAATGACTATGACCAATCCAAAACGAGTTTTAGTGATTGATGATGATGATGGAGTGCGGGAGATTATCCAAATTTGTTTAGAAGCGGCCGCCGGGTGGGAAGTGGTGACGGCGGCTTCAGGTCAGGAGGGTTTAGAGTTAGCCCAAACCGAACAGCCTGATGCGATTCTGTTGGATGTGATGATGCCGGAAATGGACGGCCCGACGACGTTCCGCAAACTCTGTGCTATTCCTGAAATTTGCAATATTCCCACGATTCTCCTCACGGCGAAGGCTAAAATTAGTGAGAAGGAACAGTTTATTAATTTGGGTGTTACGGGGGTGATTACGAAGCCCTTTGAAGCTCAGGATTTAGTAGACCAGATTTGCGCCATTTTAAAATGGGAGAATTGAGAACGCATCATGACTAACTCATCGGACGAAAAAACGGTTACGCCGTTACAGTGCCTGTGGGGGGCGCTGATCTCGGGGGGCTTGGCTTTGCTGTTGTATCGGTTGGATAGTGCGATCGCCCATACCTTCGCCAACAAACCCCTCCCCACCGCCAACACCACCGCCCTCAACCTTTCAGTAGCCGTGCGTACCTTAGTGGTGGGGAGTATTACCCTCGTGACTTGTTTATTTGCGATCGCCTCCCTCGGATTAGTCGCCCTCGCCCTCCAAACTGCTTGGCAAAACCAACAAAACCCGGATCAGAGATAACCCGTCACGCACCCCCCTGTTTTTTGGTAAGCTGATAGCTATTCAGCTTGCCTAATACGACGGTGCAACTCTGGTATGTCCTCTCAACTCTTCCAAGAAACCCACAGCAACATCAACAACACCGGAGCAAGGCTCTTGCAATACATCCGAGAGCTACGCAACGCCCAACTTGAAGGGGACGATACCGAAGCCCTACAAAAAATTGAACTAGGGATTCAAAAAGCCCTCACCGCCCTCCATGAACAGCGCTATCAAGTCGCCGTCATCGCCGCCATGAAAGCCGGAAAAAGTACCTTTCTGAACGCCTTGATTGGTTCAGATGTTCTTGCCAGTGAAACCGAGGCCTGCACCGTCTGCCGCACCGACGTTAAACCCATCTCCCCCAATCAAACCCCCTGTCTCCTAGAATACCGAGAAGGCCACAGCGAACCCGTCGCCGTCGCCGAAGGAGAACCCTCCCTCATTCGTCATCAATTCCTCGAAAGAAACCATCTCATCCGTGCCACAGGCAACCGAGATCAAACCACCCGCTTTGAACTCCATCACCCCATCGCCGCCATCCAAGAATTACCCTCCCTCCAAGGCTTCACCCTCGTAGACACCCCCGGCCCGAACGAGTGGAAATCCGCCGGACTAGATAGTATTAGCCTCAAACAAACCGCCCTCGAAGCCCTGCGCAACTGCGACGTTATCCTCTTTATCTTGGATTATTGTTCCTTCAAAGACAACACCAACTCCGAACTCCTACAAGACCTCATTCAACAACGCAGTGAATTCCTAACCCGTAATCGTGGCGTAATTTACTTCATCCTCAACAAAATCGATCGGCAAACCGAAGAAGATCGCCCCATCGCCCACGTCGTCGATGATTTACGCCGTACCCTCAACGAATTTGGCATTCCCAACCCCATTATTTATCCCGCCAGCGCTTGGCAAGGACTCCTAGCAAAACTCAT contains the following coding sequences:
- a CDS encoding response regulator; the encoded protein is MTNPKRVLVIDDDDGVREIIQICLEAAAGWEVVTAASGQEGLELAQTEQPDAILLDVMMPEMDGPTTFRKLCAIPEICNIPTILLTAKAKISEKEQFINLGVTGVITKPFEAQDLVDQICAILKWEN
- a CDS encoding DUF3082 domain-containing protein, with amino-acid sequence MTNSSDEKTVTPLQCLWGALISGGLALLLYRLDSAIAHTFANKPLPTANTTALNLSVAVRTLVVGSITLVTCLFAIASLGLVALALQTAWQNQQNPDQR